In Acaryochloris marina S15, a single genomic region encodes these proteins:
- a CDS encoding polyprenyl synthetase family protein: protein MPLAALAPQDLETLQVHLGHYRDVTLAALLAVIPTGEPQRYLYEPLKRHLSHMGKGLRPALCMATCQAFGGTEEQSLKSAVALEMIHNAFLVHDDVEDNSECRHRMPTMQAEQGVPIAVNIGDAMNALSLRLVRENIPLLGHQLTQRIYEEFEHLMLKSLEGQASELGWVRDNRCDVTETDYLQMILNKTCWYSFMHPCRIGGLIASKDTLDLDRFNKFGYFMGAAFQIQDDVLNLVGDSQRYGKEIGGDIWEGKRTLMLVHLFKQGTPSERNMLQFFMDKPRDERSEDEVSWVIQRMQDYGSIAYAIAVAHQFAEAALAEFSVAYGDAPDSEEKAFIPKLIHYMISRNL from the coding sequence GTGCCCCTAGCTGCCCTTGCCCCTCAGGATCTAGAGACCCTTCAGGTCCATCTCGGTCATTACCGAGACGTGACTTTGGCCGCTTTGTTGGCTGTGATTCCGACGGGAGAACCCCAACGCTATCTGTATGAGCCGTTAAAAAGACATCTCTCTCATATGGGTAAGGGATTGCGACCCGCCTTGTGTATGGCGACCTGTCAGGCCTTTGGGGGAACTGAAGAACAGTCTCTCAAATCAGCCGTTGCCTTAGAAATGATTCACAATGCTTTCCTAGTTCATGATGATGTGGAAGATAACAGTGAATGTCGTCATCGGATGCCCACCATGCAGGCTGAGCAGGGGGTGCCCATCGCCGTTAATATTGGCGATGCCATGAATGCCTTAAGCCTGAGATTGGTACGGGAGAATATCCCCTTGCTGGGCCATCAACTGACCCAACGGATCTATGAAGAATTTGAGCATTTGATGTTGAAATCCCTGGAGGGGCAAGCTTCAGAACTGGGCTGGGTACGGGACAATCGCTGTGATGTCACTGAGACCGACTACCTGCAGATGATTTTGAACAAAACCTGTTGGTATAGCTTTATGCATCCCTGCCGGATTGGCGGCTTGATTGCCTCCAAGGACACCCTAGACCTCGATCGGTTCAATAAATTTGGATACTTTATGGGGGCTGCCTTTCAGATTCAGGATGATGTGCTTAATTTGGTGGGGGATTCTCAACGGTATGGCAAAGAAATTGGTGGCGATATTTGGGAGGGGAAGCGAACGTTGATGTTAGTGCACCTATTTAAACAGGGCACCCCTTCGGAGCGAAATATGTTGCAATTCTTTATGGACAAGCCTCGAGATGAACGGTCTGAAGATGAGGTGAGCTGGGTGATTCAACGAATGCAGGATTATGGCAGTATTGCCTATGCGATCGCAGTCGCCCATCAGTTTGCCGAAGCAGCCTTAGCAGAATTCTCAGTGGCCTATGGCGATGCCCCCGACTCTGAAGAGAAAGCGTTTATCCCCAAATTGATTCACTATATGATTAGCCGCAATCTGTAG
- a CDS encoding FAD-dependent oxidoreductase, translating to MQKKVVILGGGVAGLSAAHELIERGFAVEVYEAKKIPGGKARSIPVPNTGGMGPNGPRKPLPGEHGFRFFPRFYKHIVDTMARIPYGKDKTVADNLVDTTRVEMARYGQRPIVFPSRSPRTFSDVQEILNEFPTIFGPDFGVSPEEIAFFGTKVWQIITSCEERRLAEYEKEDWWEFVEADHRSPAYQKIFGHGITRSLVAAKAHLASTKTIGDIFVQLLFDLVEPGPSSDRVLNAPTNDAWINPWLAYLIQQGVQYHLEAKVLAIDCVNGLIQGVTIETEGQTFQAQGDYYIAAVPIERMAELVTDSIKTADPELGKLHQLSEGGVSWMNGIQLYLTEDVPLSHGHAIYVDSPWALTSISQRQFWPGVDFNQYADGRIKGIISVDISEWDEPGLNGKTAKECTREEVKNEVWAQLKKSINIHGQEILKDEFLDHWFLDPAIYLVEGEGDTNEEPLLVNLINTWSKRPDAVTDIPNLFLASDYVRTYTDLATMEGANEAARRAVNGIIAAAKADVPPCKTWKLHEQEIFEPWRVIDRIRFHQGLPWDDSLVRWGLSVLRLAHQGGRILEQLLGVTIDQPLEKLGNPLYAVGTQGFDNVELRQELMEVVQKSVLDIVVRMAESQTMPETIPNLATLQTLSEHPQPSPAQPRSGKVRIIPE from the coding sequence ATGCAAAAGAAGGTTGTGATCCTTGGTGGCGGCGTTGCCGGACTGAGTGCCGCCCATGAGCTGATTGAACGAGGGTTTGCCGTAGAAGTATACGAAGCCAAGAAGATTCCGGGGGGTAAGGCCCGCAGTATTCCTGTGCCCAATACAGGGGGCATGGGACCCAATGGCCCTCGGAAGCCACTACCTGGGGAACATGGCTTCCGATTTTTCCCCCGCTTCTACAAGCATATTGTCGATACAATGGCGCGGATTCCTTACGGGAAAGACAAAACCGTTGCCGATAATTTGGTCGATACTACGCGGGTCGAAATGGCTCGCTATGGTCAGCGTCCCATTGTGTTTCCATCCCGCTCTCCTCGCACCTTTTCAGATGTCCAGGAAATTCTCAATGAGTTTCCAACCATCTTTGGACCTGACTTTGGAGTTTCTCCCGAAGAAATTGCGTTTTTCGGCACCAAGGTCTGGCAAATCATTACCTCCTGTGAAGAACGGCGCTTAGCGGAGTATGAGAAAGAAGACTGGTGGGAGTTTGTAGAAGCAGACCATCGTTCCCCGGCCTATCAGAAAATTTTTGGTCATGGCATTACTCGCTCCTTGGTCGCAGCAAAAGCCCACCTGGCGAGTACCAAAACGATTGGTGATATTTTTGTCCAGCTCCTGTTTGATTTAGTAGAGCCGGGACCGAGTAGCGATCGCGTGCTCAATGCACCCACCAACGATGCCTGGATCAATCCTTGGCTGGCCTACTTAATTCAACAAGGGGTGCAATATCATCTGGAGGCCAAGGTCTTAGCCATTGACTGTGTAAATGGCCTGATTCAGGGGGTCACGATTGAAACAGAGGGACAAACCTTTCAGGCCCAAGGGGACTATTACATTGCTGCAGTCCCGATCGAACGCATGGCGGAGCTGGTTACCGACAGTATTAAAACGGCGGATCCAGAATTAGGCAAGCTCCATCAGCTCAGTGAAGGCGGGGTGTCCTGGATGAATGGCATCCAACTGTATTTAACAGAGGATGTGCCCCTGTCCCATGGTCATGCGATTTATGTGGATTCTCCCTGGGCGCTCACGTCCATTTCCCAACGACAGTTCTGGCCTGGGGTTGATTTTAATCAGTATGCGGATGGCCGAATTAAAGGCATCATCTCTGTTGATATCTCCGAGTGGGATGAACCAGGTCTCAACGGTAAAACTGCCAAGGAATGTACCCGGGAAGAAGTCAAAAATGAGGTCTGGGCACAACTCAAAAAGAGTATCAATATCCACGGTCAAGAAATTCTCAAAGACGAATTTTTAGACCATTGGTTTTTGGATCCCGCCATTTATCTCGTAGAAGGGGAAGGAGACACGAATGAAGAACCACTCCTAGTCAATTTAATTAATACTTGGTCGAAGCGCCCTGATGCCGTGACGGATATTCCCAATCTGTTTCTCGCTTCTGATTACGTCCGCACCTATACGGATCTAGCGACGATGGAAGGAGCCAATGAAGCGGCCCGTCGGGCTGTCAATGGCATTATTGCTGCTGCAAAAGCAGATGTTCCCCCGTGCAAGACTTGGAAACTGCATGAGCAAGAAATTTTTGAACCTTGGCGAGTGATCGATCGCATTCGATTTCATCAGGGCTTACCCTGGGATGACAGTTTGGTGCGATGGGGGTTATCGGTTCTCAGACTGGCCCACCAAGGAGGCCGCATTCTAGAACAGTTGTTAGGAGTCACCATTGATCAGCCCCTAGAAAAATTAGGTAACCCCCTTTATGCAGTCGGCACTCAAGGATTTGACAACGTTGAATTGCGGCAAGAGCTGATGGAAGTGGTGCAAAAGTCGGTGTTAGATATTGTGGTGCGGATGGCCGAGTCCCAAACTATGCCTGAAACAATCCCTAACTTAGCTACTCTCCAAACATTATCAGAACACCCCCAACCCTCTCCTGCTCAGCCGCGCTCTGGAAAAGTCCGCATCATTCCTGAGTGA
- a CDS encoding encapsulin yields MSSQIDWTSEQWNQIQQLVADEVSKVSVAGSFLACCGPLEQSATVVRSQTLIEVEPEEDPISEDLVLDPIKVDDIDTLRLWTLSVYIELKQRQLAEENLIGAISVFRRAANLLARSEDAIIFNGLPQADPTNQQLKVARSPILCRVKGGQQADGLVDRSSYDPISGSTGERLVINIAGAIANLESSGHLGPFACILGQGAFVEANTPNDSLVLPKDRIEPLLGTQLLRSSTLQDYQVVVVSLAGDPIDLVVATSPTVQFLNVNNEARYLFRVYEKFVLRVKEEGAVSAFSLS; encoded by the coding sequence ATGAGCTCTCAAATTGACTGGACTTCTGAGCAGTGGAATCAGATACAACAGCTTGTTGCTGATGAGGTGAGTAAGGTTAGTGTTGCGGGATCATTTCTAGCTTGTTGCGGTCCCCTTGAACAAAGTGCCACTGTGGTTCGCAGCCAAACACTAATTGAAGTTGAACCTGAAGAAGATCCCATATCCGAGGATCTAGTACTAGATCCTATTAAAGTTGACGATATTGATACGCTAAGGCTTTGGACGTTGTCTGTTTACATTGAGCTGAAACAGCGTCAGCTAGCTGAAGAGAATTTAATCGGTGCAATTTCTGTATTTCGGCGAGCAGCTAATTTATTAGCACGTTCAGAAGATGCAATCATTTTTAATGGCCTACCTCAGGCTGACCCAACCAATCAACAATTGAAGGTTGCTAGAAGCCCCATTTTGTGTAGAGTGAAGGGCGGTCAACAAGCAGATGGGCTTGTGGATAGATCGTCATATGATCCAATTTCGGGTTCTACGGGTGAGCGGCTTGTTATTAATATTGCGGGTGCGATCGCAAACCTTGAGTCAAGTGGGCATCTGGGTCCGTTTGCTTGCATCCTAGGTCAAGGTGCGTTTGTTGAGGCAAATACCCCAAATGACTCTCTTGTGCTACCCAAAGATCGCATTGAGCCTTTGTTAGGTACACAGCTCTTACGTTCCAGTACATTACAAGATTATCAAGTTGTGGTCGTTTCTTTAGCGGGTGATCCCATTGATTTAGTCGTGGCCACTTCCCCCACCGTGCAATTTTTAAATGTCAATAACGAGGCGAGATATCTGTTCCGAGTCTATGAGAAATTTGTGCTGAGAGTGAAGGAAGAAGGTGCCGTGAGTGCCTTTTCTTTGTCCTAA
- a CDS encoding DUF3237 domain-containing protein, with amino-acid sequence MEVCQDGLKLWYGTEDAPASESFIATRQGISITVGVYPLHPANKVTVYYRSNKNRLVQSTAGVLRHSDYVAAKQYFSVHFLSLLEPQKVEYLVTLSCAGRQVPNVCNTQQFPSSFVINDLPSSLTTPQSTSKTPTSKSSQFHRFPCNLNYLATVQVQLQEPPEIIGETPEGLKVNWSIKAGQVNGPKLNAIFGPQGGDHMTIRHDGIGIVGAYATLQTVDGALIQTRYSGVFELGQKGYQNFLKQQWLNAPPLRVTPRFLTEHPKYKWLNRLQCIGIGEVQMSDLLVIYDLYAL; translated from the coding sequence ATGGAAGTTTGCCAGGATGGGTTAAAGCTTTGGTATGGAACGGAGGATGCTCCAGCATCTGAGAGCTTTATAGCAACTAGGCAAGGCATCTCTATTACAGTTGGGGTTTATCCACTACATCCGGCAAATAAGGTTACCGTCTATTATCGTTCAAATAAAAATAGACTGGTTCAATCCACTGCTGGTGTACTTCGCCACTCTGATTATGTCGCTGCAAAGCAATACTTCTCAGTTCATTTCCTGTCATTATTGGAACCCCAAAAAGTAGAGTATTTGGTAACCCTATCTTGTGCAGGACGGCAAGTACCCAATGTTTGCAACACGCAGCAATTTCCTTCCTCCTTTGTTATCAATGATTTGCCATCGTCATTAACTACTCCTCAATCCACATCAAAAACTCCAACCAGTAAGTCATCGCAGTTTCATCGATTCCCATGTAATTTAAATTATCTTGCTACTGTGCAAGTTCAGTTACAAGAGCCTCCTGAAATTATTGGAGAAACTCCGGAGGGCTTGAAGGTCAACTGGTCCATCAAGGCAGGACAGGTGAATGGTCCAAAGTTAAATGCCATTTTTGGTCCACAAGGGGGAGACCATATGACTATTCGTCATGATGGAATCGGTATTGTAGGGGCTTATGCCACACTTCAAACGGTTGATGGAGCCCTGATTCAAACAAGATATTCAGGGGTTTTTGAATTAGGACAAAAGGGATATCAAAATTTCCTTAAGCAACAATGGCTCAATGCCCCTCCACTGAGAGTAACCCCTCGATTCTTAACTGAGCATCCAAAGTATAAATGGCTAAATCGACTCCAGTGCATCGGAATTGGGGAAGTGCAAATGTCAGATTTACTCGTAATTTATGATTTGTATGCCCTCTAG
- a CDS encoding adenylate/guanylate cyclase domain-containing protein, with the protein MSFEEILEQIIEILHRRGQVSYRAIKRQFGIDEQYLEDIKYEIIDVLKIAVDRNQEVLVAQTLEAHQISLHKNHTHKLKTNINTPSEDGWSRETERRQLTVMFCDLVESSPLAERLDPEDLRDVFLAYQELCAKAISNAEGYIARYLGDGVLIYFGYPRAHEDDARRAVSSGLRILESLQRLNPKIMKKWGERLSVRIGIHTGLVVIGEMGVKNAPDPMAIVGATPNIAARLQSLAQPNTVIISAATQRLVKGFFECQQLEQQKLKGISDPIVIFQVLKESKAKSRFAVAEKSGLTPFVNRVAETALLSERWQESIAGHTRAVLLQGEAGMGKSRLVWEIKKNVAQNQDVWLTEIQGSPYYRNSAFYPITEFLKQATFNFSQDDTSAEKLEKIEQFMGQCSLPQGEYAPLFASLLAVPFEEQYPPLNLTPERQKQQTIEAMTAVCLALAKQQPVLLVIEDLHWMDASTLDAITYFLDHIRDHRLLILLTCRPEFTSSWHTYPHLHSLKLDSLGREEIQVMVEQTAQEKSLPQSLVQQIVQKTDGIPLFVEELTKTVLEADVNESPALNRSSDDNVALAIPTTLHDSLIERLDRLSVVKEVAQLGSTLGREFDYELLEEVSQWNQATLRNGLNQLVESGLLYQEGSPPFAKYQFKHALIQDAAYQSLVKIRRQAYHQRIAYTLERRRDDQGTIRPELLAYHFTEAGLLHIAIQYWLQAGQRDLEQAANSEAIAHLIRGLELLDGLSDNNERDGLELKIQLCLAPAFMAIKGWASVEVEQTCLRAKVLSLKTEDQQSQSKALWGLWTNYFLRGQMDEALEAGGEVWQRAQLADQPIMHEMACHAVGYTQFYRGEYVDAREVANEGLTRFEFEAEQHLVFETQLSSAVCIHMFLAGSLWMLGYPDELPKQVETAMELAQNLNHLPNKAYALGASLHQYHLTRNLPLVEEKSAELLDISRTEGFLLWIPVAMLFHGWSIAWQGKTQDGLQEMIEGLELFKNTGTSVIFPQVMGMLAEVYWLSERFEEAFQALEAGIQEATTRNEHHMEPELYRLKAEFLWQQFSQTQPILKASDVSIVKDCFKKATSLARKQNSIMLELRAVLGLGRFWLSQGSVNAARECTSEIYNRFTESLGTPDLSQVRIFLDELESSVSLEG; encoded by the coding sequence ATGAGTTTTGAAGAGATTCTAGAACAAATAATTGAGATTTTGCATCGTCGAGGTCAAGTTTCTTACAGAGCGATTAAGCGACAATTTGGCATTGATGAGCAATATTTAGAAGACATAAAATATGAGATTATCGATGTTCTAAAAATTGCAGTTGATCGCAATCAAGAAGTACTGGTCGCTCAGACTCTAGAAGCTCATCAAATTTCCTTACATAAAAATCATACTCACAAGCTGAAAACAAATATAAATACTCCATCTGAGGATGGGTGGAGTCGGGAAACAGAACGACGGCAATTAACCGTGATGTTTTGCGATTTGGTAGAGTCGTCGCCTTTAGCAGAAAGACTTGATCCTGAAGATCTCCGGGATGTTTTTTTGGCCTATCAGGAACTCTGTGCTAAGGCAATTTCGAATGCTGAAGGATACATCGCCCGGTACTTAGGCGATGGGGTCCTAATCTATTTTGGCTACCCTCGGGCCCATGAAGATGATGCCAGGAGAGCCGTTAGCAGTGGTCTACGGATATTAGAATCCCTGCAAAGACTCAATCCCAAAATCATGAAAAAGTGGGGAGAGCGTCTTTCGGTCCGTATTGGAATTCACACTGGATTGGTTGTGATTGGCGAAATGGGGGTGAAGAATGCACCTGATCCCATGGCCATTGTGGGGGCAACACCCAACATAGCGGCTCGCTTACAGTCCCTGGCCCAACCCAATACAGTCATCATTAGTGCTGCAACCCAACGTCTAGTGAAAGGGTTTTTTGAATGCCAGCAATTGGAACAACAAAAACTGAAAGGGATTTCAGATCCCATCGTGATTTTTCAGGTTCTTAAGGAAAGTAAAGCCAAAAGCAGGTTTGCTGTTGCTGAAAAGTCGGGGTTAACTCCTTTTGTTAATCGAGTTGCTGAAACAGCACTGTTGTCTGAACGGTGGCAAGAATCTATTGCTGGTCATACCCGTGCGGTTCTGCTGCAAGGAGAAGCAGGGATGGGAAAGTCTAGGTTAGTTTGGGAGATCAAAAAAAATGTTGCTCAAAACCAAGACGTATGGCTCACTGAGATTCAAGGTTCACCGTACTATCGTAATAGTGCCTTCTACCCCATTACTGAATTTTTAAAGCAAGCTACATTTAACTTTTCTCAGGATGATACATCTGCTGAGAAATTAGAAAAAATTGAACAATTCATGGGGCAATGTTCCTTGCCTCAAGGAGAATATGCCCCTTTATTTGCAAGTTTACTGGCCGTTCCCTTTGAAGAACAGTATCCGCCGTTAAACTTGACCCCTGAGCGGCAAAAACAACAAACAATTGAGGCAATGACAGCAGTTTGTTTGGCGTTAGCGAAGCAACAGCCTGTCTTACTGGTGATTGAAGATCTCCATTGGATGGATGCTTCGACCCTCGATGCCATTACTTATTTTTTGGATCATATTCGAGATCATCGCTTACTCATTTTATTAACCTGTCGTCCTGAATTTACGTCGTCTTGGCATACTTATCCTCACCTTCACTCTTTGAAGCTCGATAGCCTAGGACGGGAAGAAATTCAGGTGATGGTTGAGCAAACGGCTCAGGAGAAATCCCTGCCCCAGTCCCTTGTCCAACAAATTGTGCAGAAAACAGATGGCATTCCCCTATTTGTGGAGGAATTGACGAAAACGGTTCTAGAAGCAGATGTTAATGAAAGCCCTGCCTTAAACCGTTCTAGTGATGACAATGTCGCGCTGGCAATTCCGACAACGTTGCATGACTCTTTGATTGAGCGCCTGGATCGTCTGTCTGTTGTGAAGGAAGTGGCTCAACTCGGCTCGACCTTAGGACGTGAATTTGACTATGAATTGTTAGAAGAGGTGTCTCAGTGGAATCAAGCCACTCTACGCAATGGTCTGAATCAACTGGTTGAATCGGGACTCCTCTATCAAGAAGGGTCTCCCCCTTTTGCTAAGTATCAATTTAAACATGCACTGATCCAGGATGCGGCTTACCAATCTTTAGTGAAAATACGTCGGCAAGCTTACCATCAGCGCATTGCCTATACCCTGGAGCGACGCAGGGATGATCAAGGAACAATTCGCCCAGAGCTGTTGGCCTATCACTTCACGGAAGCGGGGCTTCTGCATATTGCCATCCAATATTGGTTACAGGCTGGACAACGAGATTTAGAGCAAGCCGCGAATTCGGAAGCGATCGCACATCTGATACGAGGGCTTGAATTACTTGACGGTCTTTCTGATAACAACGAACGAGATGGATTGGAACTGAAGATACAGCTTTGCCTTGCTCCCGCCTTTATGGCGATTAAAGGTTGGGCGTCTGTAGAAGTTGAACAAACCTGTCTTCGCGCAAAGGTACTCAGCCTAAAAACTGAAGACCAGCAAAGTCAATCTAAGGCTTTATGGGGACTGTGGACGAATTACTTTCTCCGTGGCCAAATGGATGAAGCCCTTGAGGCTGGAGGAGAAGTATGGCAGAGAGCTCAACTCGCTGATCAACCGATCATGCATGAGATGGCTTGCCATGCAGTGGGCTATACCCAGTTTTATCGGGGTGAATATGTTGATGCCAGAGAGGTCGCTAATGAAGGGTTAACCAGATTTGAGTTTGAAGCAGAGCAACATTTAGTATTTGAAACCCAGCTTTCTTCCGCAGTATGTATACACATGTTTCTGGCAGGCAGCCTTTGGATGTTGGGCTATCCAGATGAGTTGCCCAAACAGGTAGAAACTGCTATGGAACTTGCCCAAAACCTGAACCACCTTCCCAATAAAGCTTATGCCTTAGGTGCTAGCTTGCATCAGTATCATCTGACTCGTAACTTGCCCTTAGTTGAAGAAAAATCAGCAGAATTACTGGATATCTCCCGCACAGAAGGGTTTCTATTGTGGATTCCTGTGGCGATGCTCTTTCATGGATGGTCAATTGCTTGGCAAGGGAAAACTCAAGATGGTCTGCAGGAAATGATCGAAGGGTTGGAGTTATTTAAGAACACTGGAACTTCAGTTATTTTTCCACAAGTTATGGGGATGTTGGCGGAGGTTTATTGGTTGTCTGAGCGTTTTGAGGAAGCCTTTCAAGCATTAGAAGCAGGAATTCAAGAGGCGACAACTCGGAATGAGCATCATATGGAGCCTGAGTTATATCGTTTGAAAGCTGAGTTTTTATGGCAACAATTCAGTCAAACTCAACCCATACTCAAGGCTTCTGATGTCAGCATCGTGAAAGACTGCTTTAAAAAAGCCACATCCCTTGCCCGTAAACAAAATTCGATCATGTTGGAACTTAGAGCTGTTCTTGGCCTAGGTCGTTTTTGGCTTTCCCAGGGTAGCGTGAACGCAGCTCGGGAATGTACCTCCGAAATTTATAATCGGTTTACGGAAAGCTTGGGTACGCCTGACCTTAGTCAAGTCCGTATTTTTCTAGATGAATTAGAAAGCTCTGTCTCTTTAGAGGGATGA
- a CDS encoding cob(I)yrinic acid a,c-diamide adenosyltransferase, producing the protein MARNGIGINTAQDRSERIVGQIHVYDGAGKGKSQAALGVVLRSIGLGIASAFPTRVLLLRFLKGPGRPYAEDAAIEALQRAFPHLIDQVRTGRAEFFGADDITKFDRQEAQRGWDIAKGAIASGLYSVVVLDELNPVLDLGLLDINDVVQSLRKKPDHLEVISTGRGTPQGLLNIADLHSEMKPHSHEGTRQGIEGIEIYTGSGKGKSTSALGKALQAIGRGISQDQSHRVLIMQWLKGGLGYTEDAAISAMQQSYPNLVDHQRCGRDAIVWRGQQQEIDYVEAERGWEIARAAIASGLYKTIILDELNPTVDLELLPEEPIMQAFLRKPRDTEIIITGRCQNPPAYFELASTHSEMVCHKHYAEKGVDLKRGVDF; encoded by the coding sequence ATGGCCAGAAATGGGATTGGTATCAATACAGCCCAAGATCGCTCAGAACGGATTGTTGGCCAAATTCATGTTTATGACGGAGCTGGCAAAGGCAAATCACAAGCAGCATTAGGCGTTGTACTGCGTTCAATTGGCTTAGGTATTGCGTCTGCATTTCCGACCCGTGTTCTGCTACTACGGTTTTTAAAAGGTCCTGGCCGCCCCTATGCCGAAGATGCTGCCATTGAAGCTCTGCAGCGTGCCTTTCCCCACTTAATTGATCAGGTGCGAACGGGAAGAGCTGAGTTCTTTGGGGCGGACGATATCACCAAGTTTGACCGCCAAGAAGCCCAACGAGGATGGGACATTGCCAAAGGTGCAATCGCATCAGGGCTCTACTCCGTTGTTGTTCTGGATGAACTCAACCCAGTCTTGGATTTGGGCCTCTTAGACATAAATGACGTGGTCCAATCTCTGCGCAAAAAGCCGGACCATTTGGAGGTTATCTCCACCGGTAGAGGGACGCCCCAAGGCCTGCTCAATATTGCCGATCTCCACTCCGAGATGAAGCCCCATTCCCATGAAGGCACCCGCCAAGGGATTGAAGGGATTGAAATTTATACCGGCTCAGGTAAAGGTAAATCCACCAGTGCTCTAGGCAAGGCCCTTCAGGCGATTGGGCGTGGCATTAGCCAGGATCAATCTCATCGTGTCCTGATTATGCAGTGGCTCAAAGGTGGCCTCGGATATACGGAAGATGCTGCCATTTCCGCCATGCAGCAAAGTTATCCCAATCTAGTGGATCATCAGCGTTGTGGCCGAGATGCCATTGTTTGGCGAGGTCAACAACAAGAGATTGATTATGTAGAAGCAGAGCGGGGTTGGGAAATTGCCCGAGCTGCGATCGCATCGGGTCTCTACAAAACCATCATCTTAGATGAACTCAATCCCACGGTTGATTTGGAACTTCTGCCAGAAGAACCAATCATGCAGGCTTTTTTACGCAAACCTCGTGATACAGAAATCATCATCACAGGGCGCTGTCAGAACCCTCCTGCCTATTTTGAATTGGCGAGTACCCATTCAGAGATGGTTTGTCATAAACACTATGCAGAAAAAGGAGTTGATCTCAAACGCGGTGTAGACTTTTAA